One Microtus pennsylvanicus isolate mMicPen1 chromosome 3, mMicPen1.hap1, whole genome shotgun sequence DNA window includes the following coding sequences:
- the LOC142847182 gene encoding olfactory receptor 8C8-like, whose product MQPVKQMAIKSNSSVTEFILMGLTDQPGLQLPLFIFFLLNYIATVVGNLSLMNLICLNSHLHTPMYFFIFNLSCIDFCYSFVCTPKLLMSFVSEKNTISFKGCMSQLFFFCFFVNSECYVLTAMAYDRYVAICQPLQYTTIMSPKICCLLMFGSYMMGFAGAVVHTGFMIRLSFCDSNIINHYMCDIFPLLQLSCSSTYVNELVSSAVVGTIIILSSIIILVSYAMILFNIIHMSSGKGWSKALGTCGSHIITVSLFYGSGLLAYVKPASAESVGQGKIFSVFYTLMIPMMNPLIYSLRNKDVKDAVKKTMNRITS is encoded by the coding sequence ATGCAACCTGTGAAGCAAATGGCCATAAAAAGTAACTCTTCGGTGACTGAGTTCATTCTTATGGGATTAACAGATCAACCAGGTCTCCAGTTGCCCCTGTTCATCTTCTTCTTGTTAAACTACATAGCCACTGTGGTGGGAAACCTGAGCTTAATGAATCTCATTTGTCTGAATTCACATCttcacactcccatgtactttttcATCTTCAATCTCTCCTGCATTGATTTctgttattcatttgtttgtacTCCAAAACTGCTGATGAGTTTTGTTTCAGAGAAGAACACCATCTCTTTTAAAGGATGCATGAGtcagctgtttttcttctgtttttttgtgaACTCTGAGTGTTATGTGTTGACAGCCATGGCTTATGATCGTTATGTGGCCATCTGCCAGCCCCTCCAGTATACAACTATCATGTCCCCTAAGATATGTTGTCTGCTGATGTTTGGCTCTTACATGATGGGTTTTGCTGGGGCCGTAGTTCACACAGGGTTTATGATCAGGCTCAGCTTTTGTGATTCTAACATCATCAACCACTACATGTGTGACATCTTTCCTCTCCTTCAGCTCTCCTGCAGTAGCACCTATGTCAATGAGCTTGTGAGTTCTGCTGTAGTTGGAACAATTATCATTTTATCTAGTATCATTATTTTAGTCTCATATGCTATGATCCTTTTCAATATCATTCATATGTCATCAGGTAAGGGCTGGTCCAAGGCCTTGGGCACCTGTGGGTCTCACATTATAACTGTTAGCCTCTTTTATGGATCTGGGCTGCTTGCTTATGTCAAGCCAGCATCTGCTGAGTCTGTGGGCCAGGGAAAAATTTTCTCAGTGTTTTATACTCTTATGATCCCCATGATGAATCCTCTCATTTACAGCCTCAGAAACAAAGATGTCAAAGATGCTGTGAAGAAAACTATGAATAGAATCACAAGCTGA